Genomic window (Synechococcus sp. LA31):
GGATGCCGAACGGGCCCGCAATGATGCCGCCGAAGCCCAAGCGATCACCCAAGCCAACTTCACCGGCTTGATCCCATGGCTGACGGCAATCGTGTCGCCCGAACGGATCCAGCAACCCGGTGCACTCTGGGTGTTCTCCTCGGTGGCCGCCGATCGCGGCCGCCCCTCCAACTACCACTACGGCGCCGCCAAAGCCGGCCTACTGCGCTTCTGCGAAGGCCTGCTGCTGCGCTGCCACGGCACACCCTTCTCGGTGCGCATCCTCAAAGCCGGCTTCATCGCCAGCCCGATGACCGACGGTAAAGCCCCAACGATCCTCTGCGCACGCCCCGAGCAGATCGCCCGCGACCTCCTGCGCCATCCCCGCCGCCGCGGCATCGAAACCATTCCTTGGTGGTGGACGCCACTGATGGCCCTGGTGCGCCGCCTGCCCGCCCGCCTTGCCGCCAAGCTGTAACGCCATGACCAGCACCCTCAGCGGCCACAGCGAATCCCTCACCGGCTGGGGACGCACCGATCCCTCCACGGCCGTGCTCTACACCCCCACTGCCGTGGAGCAGATCCAGAGCGCTGTGGCGGCAGCCGGCCCCGCCAGCCTGATTGCCCGCGGCCTCGGCCGCGCCTACGGCAACCCCGCCCAGTGCGATGGCGGCAGCGTGCTGGAGCTCACTGAGCTCAATCACATCGAGCTCGATCCCGCCACCGGCTGCGTGACCTGCGGTGCCGGCGCCAGCCTGGACGCTGTGCTGCGGGTGATCGTGCCGGCGGGCTTCTTCCTGCCCGTGACACCCGGCACCCGCAACGTGACCGTGGGCGGCGCCATCGCCGCCGATGTGCACGGCAAAAACCACCACGGCGAAGGCAGCTTTGCCAACCATGTGCACTGGCTGAAGCTGGTGGATGGCAACGGCCAGCTGCGCCAGCTCAGCCCCAGCGATCCCGCCACCGC
Coding sequences:
- a CDS encoding SDR family NAD(P)-dependent oxidoreductase, which codes for MTAVLRSAWVLGSTSTVAIAICRSLAERGCRRFHLLARNPERNQALASELRDRFGAEVSCEAIDLLAPQPLQPQLNEPFDLYLVAAGSLGDAERARNDAAEAQAITQANFTGLIPWLTAIVSPERIQQPGALWVFSSVAADRGRPSNYHYGAAKAGLLRFCEGLLLRCHGTPFSVRILKAGFIASPMTDGKAPTILCARPEQIARDLLRHPRRRGIETIPWWWTPLMALVRRLPARLAAKL